A portion of the Spirochaetales bacterium genome contains these proteins:
- a CDS encoding DUF445 family protein has translation MTAFTDTIIRLLPWILPPLLGAIIGYVTNMVAIKMLFRPLHEKRVFGIRIPFTPGIIPKQRHQLADSIGNMVSRNLLTTEALRNHIANQAFRESLYLNISNLTEHILDSPVAILKSRKFAVVYDYIESFLSGALHSFFSSGKVGEGIASMTGDFVRSFTGRKFSAVTEKIDIKAITTAYLLPFLTGEKLRAWLLQEITEWTNNQLAKNTPLKDIIPADLVDAAVTSFRLFLPDLLASLFIWLRSEYTKKDLETQGRELLKEIFKKLNIFQQIVVSVAQYDKTLAEKMPEIIDDALNYIEEAAKDPVNQTHFIESSKKGMHRWLKQGVFDLFYSESIDINAKIRLVAENLFSILKSGKTEAFIASNITSFIDGQKDKTIKEILEKQLAVSEEDIVLAIQSFVTKTLTRPETAEVLSQVVVKLITSLLQSMEDRPLAEILDLDAETKAALDRFIFDNLIGLLDEKLPDLLSSLDIKTIVVNKIDALDVSEVEKLILMVIAKQLKWINVFGAILGALIGMIQIIFRFAG, from the coding sequence ATGACGGCATTCACCGACACCATCATCCGGCTTCTTCCATGGATCCTCCCCCCCCTTCTCGGGGCGATTATCGGCTATGTGACCAATATGGTGGCGATAAAAATGCTTTTCCGGCCGCTGCATGAAAAGCGGGTGTTCGGCATCAGGATACCGTTCACACCCGGTATCATCCCGAAACAGCGGCATCAGCTTGCGGACAGTATCGGGAACATGGTTTCCAGAAATCTTCTCACCACGGAGGCGCTCAGAAACCATATCGCAAACCAGGCATTCCGTGAAAGCCTTTACCTCAATATCTCGAATTTGACGGAACATATCCTTGACTCCCCCGTCGCTATTCTCAAAAGCAGAAAATTCGCCGTGGTCTACGATTATATCGAGTCGTTTCTTTCGGGGGCCCTTCATTCCTTCTTCTCTTCGGGAAAGGTCGGAGAGGGGATCGCTTCCATGACGGGAGATTTCGTCCGGTCGTTTACCGGCCGGAAATTCTCCGCCGTCACGGAAAAAATCGATATAAAAGCGATAACCACCGCTTACCTCCTTCCTTTTTTAACCGGTGAAAAATTACGGGCATGGCTGCTTCAGGAAATCACCGAATGGACGAACAACCAGCTTGCAAAAAACACCCCTCTGAAAGATATTATTCCAGCGGATCTGGTCGATGCCGCCGTTACGAGTTTCAGGCTTTTTCTTCCCGATCTGCTTGCCTCTCTGTTTATCTGGCTGCGTTCCGAATATACGAAAAAGGACCTTGAAACACAGGGAAGGGAACTTCTCAAGGAAATTTTTAAAAAACTCAATATCTTTCAGCAGATCGTCGTGTCCGTCGCCCAGTACGACAAGACCCTGGCGGAAAAAATGCCCGAAATCATCGACGATGCGCTCAATTATATCGAGGAAGCCGCAAAGGATCCCGTCAATCAGACTCATTTTATCGAATCCTCGAAGAAGGGAATGCACAGATGGCTCAAACAGGGTGTGTTCGATCTTTTCTATTCGGAATCAATCGATATCAATGCGAAGATACGGCTCGTGGCGGAAAACCTCTTCTCCATTCTGAAAAGCGGAAAAACGGAGGCGTTCATCGCCTCCAATATCACTTCATTCATCGACGGACAAAAGGATAAAACAATAAAGGAAATACTGGAAAAACAGCTGGCTGTCAGTGAAGAGGATATCGTTCTGGCAATACAATCATTCGTCACAAAAACACTCACGCGGCCCGAAACGGCGGAGGTATTGTCGCAGGTGGTGGTGAAACTCATCACCTCGCTGTTGCAAAGCATGGAAGACCGCCCGCTGGCCGAGATACTGGATCTCGATGCGGAGACAAAAGCTGCGCTGGACCGTTTCATTTTCGACAACCTCATCGGCCTTCTTGACGAAAAGCTGCCGGATCTCCTTTCGAGCCTGGATATCAAGACCATCGTGGTGAACAAGATCGACGCGCTTGATGTCTCGGAGGTCGAAAAACTCATCCTCATGGTGATCGCCAAACAACTCAAATGGATAAACGTGTTCGGCGCGATCCTGGGGGCGTTGATCGGTATGATTCAGATCATATTCAGGTTTGCCGGCTGA
- a CDS encoding glycosyltransferase family 39 protein codes for MKMKAVFFLIAISVLFAGCGGVVVDESVNLVENGNFEEGGVTLPLRWMKDVYDINHRTVNIFIDDEGAYSGSHCVVVENITAADARIIQDIGVRPNTVYRFSCRIKAQGVPPGHHGGHLSVMGNGVYASSGPFRDTGGKWEEAVFFGRTGPYQNQIVLACRVGNYGEESIGRVYFDDVAIHAVKGTPMGVEVFNLYADYKAAQQQEHIPLSVQEARKKTNALFWIVLFSILFILLFIPVYYFFIREDRLRLSEKKTKLVVFFIVLMVAALLLRVIIGYAIEGQEGDLSCFKGWGNHAAAKPWPDYYDYFSAYHNNLHLFDVDDTGRAGLDAGTVPEKLKTAFEKHGHPLSDDVAVTTNSAGMEWAIKDNVNNKRFIVERNGSVLSVNGRADYWCDYPPVYVMILALLAFLQHLFHAGSQLYTLLIKLPNIISDMICCYLIYILARRRLNETAAVALSILYAFNPAIVINASIWGQADAIYTLLALLVVIFILDNKYWLAAVILGIALLIKIQTAFVMFAGIYALIEKRSVKTGIVTVGAGLGAFFLFTLPFGIKLPFEWIFVQLYGTLTGYPYASVNAYNFFSMIGANWVKSNRPLPFIAISADWFGIIAGYLFLVFTIFVYFWSKDKSKNFYVSCLIMSVIFMFIPGMHERYLYATILFSLMTYVYSRDRRFLFLFAALSISVYVNVYHILDVFIVHYLSRVDPYYPMEPLKHPVMVITSIANLLIIAYMVKVGVDVYIRNARATDRKAKFVSLPETGDRGEADGVKKVGKKMPVLSPNRIPLFAAGLASVVIFPVGLYPWIAGNNEKKHYPDDRLVRAGVLLGKSVFILWILGGILYLGMKAVGAV; via the coding sequence ATGAAAATGAAAGCGGTATTCTTTCTGATTGCCATATCCGTCTTGTTTGCGGGCTGCGGGGGTGTGGTCGTAGACGAGTCCGTCAATCTTGTTGAGAACGGAAACTTCGAAGAGGGCGGGGTGACGCTCCCTCTGAGGTGGATGAAGGATGTCTACGATATCAACCACCGGACGGTAAACATTTTTATTGACGATGAGGGGGCCTACTCGGGAAGCCACTGTGTGGTCGTCGAAAATATAACCGCAGCAGACGCACGGATTATCCAGGACATCGGTGTCCGTCCCAATACCGTTTATCGGTTTTCATGCCGGATAAAAGCGCAGGGTGTTCCTCCCGGCCACCATGGCGGACATCTTTCCGTCATGGGAAACGGTGTATACGCATCGTCTGGTCCCTTCCGCGATACCGGCGGTAAATGGGAGGAGGCGGTGTTTTTCGGCCGTACGGGCCCGTACCAAAACCAAATCGTTCTGGCATGCCGGGTGGGAAACTATGGTGAGGAAAGTATCGGCCGGGTTTACTTCGACGATGTGGCCATTCATGCCGTTAAAGGCACGCCGATGGGTGTGGAGGTATTCAACCTTTATGCCGATTACAAAGCCGCACAACAACAAGAGCACATCCCCTTGAGCGTTCAGGAAGCGCGCAAGAAAACAAACGCCCTCTTCTGGATCGTCCTTTTTTCAATCCTGTTTATTCTGCTTTTTATCCCGGTCTACTACTTTTTTATCAGGGAAGACAGGCTGCGTCTTTCCGAAAAGAAAACGAAACTGGTCGTGTTTTTTATCGTACTTATGGTCGCCGCATTGCTTCTCAGGGTCATTATAGGTTACGCGATAGAAGGACAGGAAGGTGACCTTTCATGCTTCAAGGGATGGGGAAACCACGCGGCCGCGAAGCCCTGGCCCGACTATTATGATTATTTCAGCGCCTATCATAACAACCTGCACCTGTTCGACGTCGATGATACGGGCCGCGCCGGTCTCGATGCCGGAACCGTGCCCGAAAAACTCAAAACGGCCTTCGAAAAGCACGGCCATCCCCTGTCGGATGATGTGGCGGTCACGACGAACAGTGCAGGGATGGAATGGGCGATAAAGGATAACGTAAACAACAAGCGTTTTATCGTTGAACGAAACGGCTCGGTATTGAGTGTCAATGGAAGGGCGGATTACTGGTGCGACTATCCCCCCGTCTACGTGATGATCCTTGCCCTCCTCGCCTTTTTACAGCACCTGTTTCATGCCGGAAGCCAGTTGTATACGCTTCTTATAAAACTCCCGAACATCATATCGGACATGATCTGCTGTTATCTTATCTATATCCTTGCCCGTCGCCGCCTCAATGAAACAGCTGCGGTGGCGCTCTCCATCCTCTACGCATTCAATCCGGCTATCGTCATCAATGCGTCGATCTGGGGCCAGGCCGACGCCATCTACACACTTCTGGCTCTCCTCGTGGTGATTTTCATTCTCGACAATAAATACTGGCTTGCCGCAGTCATCCTGGGCATCGCCCTGCTCATAAAGATACAGACCGCCTTTGTGATGTTTGCCGGAATATATGCCCTGATCGAAAAAAGAAGCGTAAAAACGGGTATCGTCACCGTGGGGGCCGGACTGGGGGCGTTCTTTCTTTTCACGCTTCCTTTCGGCATCAAACTTCCCTTTGAATGGATTTTCGTCCAGCTGTACGGCACCCTCACGGGGTATCCCTACGCATCGGTCAACGCCTATAACTTTTTTTCCATGATCGGCGCGAACTGGGTGAAATCGAACCGGCCGCTTCCGTTTATCGCTATTTCCGCAGACTGGTTCGGGATTATCGCGGGGTACCTCTTTCTGGTGTTTACGATTTTCGTCTACTTCTGGTCAAAGGATAAATCGAAGAATTTTTATGTCAGCTGCCTCATCATGAGCGTCATTTTCATGTTCATCCCCGGCATGCACGAACGCTATCTTTATGCGACGATTCTCTTTTCACTCATGACCTATGTGTATTCAAGGGACAGGCGCTTTCTCTTTCTCTTTGCCGCCCTCTCGATATCGGTATACGTAAACGTCTACCATATTCTCGATGTCTTTATCGTCCATTATCTTTCCAGGGTGGATCCCTATTATCCAATGGAACCCCTGAAGCATCCGGTCATGGTGATCACCTCGATCGCCAACCTCCTCATCATCGCGTATATGGTCAAGGTGGGGGTCGATGTTTACATTCGAAATGCACGAGCTACAGACAGAAAAGCGAAATTTGTGAGTCTGCCGGAAACGGGCGACAGGGGTGAAGCTGACGGGGTAAAAAAAGTGGGAAAGAAAATGCCGGTATTGAGTCCGAATCGTATACCGCTTTTTGCGGCCGGGCTTGCGAGTGTGGTTATTTTCCCCGTAGGGCTTTACCCGTGGATTGCGGGGAATAATGAGAAGAAACACTATCCGGATGACAGACTGGTCAGGGCGGGGGTACTTCTCGGGAAAAGCGTCTTCATTCTCTGGATTCTCGGGGGGATATTATATTTGGGCATGAAAGCGGTCGGTGCCGTATGA
- a CDS encoding DUF308 domain-containing protein, which produces MNILYRHLFRSNLASGMLVTIMGILFLFLPGISFIAIIFAFAFYLILASIIQIIVMYQYSRKGKMIWLPVVKGFAGFALGIVTLLIPRITSIVFLYLIAIWFLYTGVMEIMIFIQYRKEIRYSVTMIAVGIISVLFAVALMLFPGTGVYAVAWIIGVASFVWGGMYFFQAYDFYKLSG; this is translated from the coding sequence ATGAATATATTATACAGGCATTTATTCCGGTCCAATCTTGCAAGCGGTATGCTGGTGACGATTATGGGTATTCTGTTTCTCTTTTTACCGGGGATCTCATTCATTGCAATTATTTTTGCATTTGCCTTTTACCTGATTCTGGCAAGCATCATTCAGATAATCGTCATGTATCAATATTCCAGAAAGGGAAAGATGATATGGCTGCCGGTCGTCAAAGGTTTTGCGGGCTTTGCCCTGGGTATCGTTACATTGTTGATTCCCCGTATAACATCAATCGTGTTTCTTTATTTAATCGCGATATGGTTTCTCTATACGGGGGTGATGGAGATAATGATATTCATTCAGTATCGGAAAGAAATCAGGTATTCCGTGACAATGATTGCGGTCGGTATCATATCGGTGCTGTTTGCCGTCGCGCTGATGTTGTTTCCCGGAACGGGGGTGTATGCGGTCGCGTGGATCATCGGGGTCGCCTCTTTTGTGTGGGGAGGCATGTATTTCTTTCAGGCATATGATTTTTATAAATTATCCGGATAA
- a CDS encoding trypsin-like peptidase domain-containing protein, whose translation MKLYSKRQLVFYSVISSLLTVSLAGIFFLIAMPGGANRHTPGAAYQDEKTSSSHDEYYNNDATPVLYDSLSASETDDLLSESEHENIDVYRRLNHAVVNITTIIYSYNWFLEPVPQEGGSGSGSIIDQEGRVLTNYHVVEDADSLSITLADGSEYTGTVLGVDPENDLAVLKFDPGGKKLTTIPFGESDNLAVGQKVLAIGNPFGLQRTMTEGIISALGRPLKTDSGLIIKETIQTDASINPGNSGGPLLNSHGKMIGVNTMIVSPSGGSVGIGFAVPVDTARRVIPDLITYGKVKRGWIEIVPVQLFPTLVRYAGYKIDHGILVSQTIKGGNAEKAGIKGGTTPVRYGRSIIYLGGDIIVDIDGMSVKDLTDLYSALEDNKPGESVPVTVLRGASYKSFSIILSERPKKYSW comes from the coding sequence ATGAAGTTGTACTCAAAACGTCAGCTCGTTTTTTATTCCGTCATCAGTTCACTTCTGACCGTATCACTTGCCGGCATTTTCTTTCTTATCGCCATGCCGGGAGGGGCAAACCGGCACACTCCCGGCGCCGCTTATCAGGACGAAAAAACATCATCATCACACGACGAATATTATAATAATGATGCAACACCGGTATTATATGATTCATTGTCGGCCTCTGAAACGGACGATCTGCTTTCCGAATCGGAGCATGAAAATATCGACGTATACAGGCGTTTGAATCATGCTGTGGTCAATATCACGACCATCATCTACAGCTACAACTGGTTTCTGGAACCAGTTCCGCAGGAAGGCGGCTCGGGGTCCGGTTCGATCATCGACCAGGAAGGACGGGTCCTCACCAATTACCATGTCGTCGAAGACGCCGACAGCCTGAGTATAACACTGGCGGACGGTTCAGAATATACCGGAACCGTTCTTGGTGTCGATCCCGAAAACGACCTCGCGGTCCTGAAATTCGATCCGGGCGGCAAGAAACTGACGACGATCCCTTTCGGGGAATCGGATAATCTTGCCGTCGGTCAAAAGGTCCTCGCTATCGGAAATCCTTTCGGACTCCAGCGAACGATGACCGAGGGTATCATTTCCGCTTTGGGAAGGCCGCTGAAAACGGATTCTGGACTGATTATCAAGGAAACGATTCAAACGGATGCATCCATAAATCCCGGTAACTCGGGGGGGCCGCTACTCAATTCACACGGCAAGATGATAGGGGTGAATACGATGATCGTCTCACCTTCCGGGGGTTCGGTGGGTATCGGTTTCGCCGTTCCCGTTGATACGGCACGGCGCGTTATTCCCGATCTCATTACCTACGGCAAGGTTAAAAGGGGTTGGATTGAAATCGTTCCGGTACAGCTTTTCCCCACACTGGTCCGATACGCGGGATACAAAATCGATCACGGCATCCTGGTATCTCAGACAATCAAGGGCGGGAATGCGGAAAAGGCGGGGATAAAAGGCGGAACCACACCGGTACGTTACGGCAGAAGCATTATCTATCTCGGCGGCGACATTATCGTTGACATAGACGGCATGTCGGTAAAGGACCTTACCGATCTCTACAGCGCCCTCGAAGACAACAAGCCGGGTGAAAGCGTGCCGGTAACGGTATTGCGCGGCGCTTCATATAAATCATTTTCCATTATATTATCGGAACGGCCGAAAAAATACAGCTGGTAG
- a CDS encoding BON domain-containing protein: MSRTKEKIKKDIVDHLYWDSRVDSSDIKVVVDDNDVVLEGNVTSFSALTAVEEDAKEVAGLKHVRNYITVKFPDSITLPSDSEMETIITNMLRWNSDIDAGKIKVSVTGGKATLEGNVNSYWKKIKAARLAGSVFGVIDVDNKISIVPNEDAIDEMVANNIVQAFTRNSLIDPATIDVKVADGIVTLTGTVPHLSAYEKAESIVYFTQGVLFLHNNLAIV, encoded by the coding sequence GTGTCGAGAACAAAAGAAAAAATAAAAAAGGATATCGTCGATCATCTTTATTGGGATTCGAGGGTCGACTCATCCGATATCAAAGTGGTTGTCGATGACAATGATGTCGTTCTGGAAGGGAATGTCACGTCTTTTTCCGCGCTGACCGCAGTAGAGGAGGACGCGAAAGAAGTGGCGGGGCTGAAACATGTGAGAAATTATATTACCGTCAAATTCCCCGACAGTATCACCCTTCCCTCCGACAGTGAAATGGAGACAATAATAACCAATATGCTCAGGTGGAATTCGGACATTGACGCCGGCAAGATAAAGGTTTCGGTGACGGGGGGCAAAGCGACACTTGAAGGGAATGTCAACTCATACTGGAAGAAGATCAAAGCCGCCCGGCTGGCGGGCTCAGTATTCGGAGTCATTGACGTCGATAACAAGATTTCGATTGTTCCGAATGAAGACGCTATCGATGAAATGGTGGCAAACAATATCGTACAGGCATTCACGCGAAACTCATTAATCGATCCCGCGACGATTGATGTCAAGGTGGCGGACGGTATCGTTACCCTGACCGGGACGGTTCCGCATCTATCGGCTTATGAAAAGGCCGAAAGCATCGTCTATTTTACCCAGGGTGTATTGTTTTTACATAATAATCTTGCGATAGTCTGA
- the uvrB gene encoding excinuclease ABC subunit B yields MKKFRVISKFSPAGDQGEAIRKLSEKVKEHTRFQTLKGVTGSGKTFTMAKIIEATQLPTLVISHNKTLAAQLYREFKDFFPENAVEYFVSYYDYYQPEAYVPGKDLYIAKDASINDEIDRLRLSATASLLERQDVIIVATVSCIYGIGNPSDYREMRLRIEKGSSIDLRDLLRHLVALQYTRNDSVLERSKFRVRGDVLEVYPSYSLKAIRIELSFDEVERIRTIDPLTGETIEERDFCVIYPAKYFVMPEERVHHALEAIRLELKDRYEELIAEGKQLEAERLKSRTEYDLEMLTEMGYCSGIENYSRHLSGRKEGERPAVLIDFFPDNFLAFIDESHVTIPQIRGMYEGDRSRKLSLVRYGFRLPSALDNRPLMAREVESLLNKVIYVSATPGAEELEKSAAIVEQIIRPTGLLDPEVEVRPTEGQIDDLYAEIRKQIGKNERTLVTTLTKKMAEDLSAYLSELGLKVSYLHSEIDTFERVRIIKALRTGDFDVVVGINLLREGLDIPEVSLIAILDAEKIGFLRSATSLIQTIGRAARNINGRVIMYADKVSDAMKTAIDETQRRRTVQLEYNRKHNITPRTISKSIQDILLRKEEEKKRDEKMSIDLIKQSYNLVIPKQKAELIKTLEAEMLKYAKNLEFERAAVVRDEIKRIKEMNV; encoded by the coding sequence ATGAAAAAGTTCAGGGTCATATCCAAATTTTCTCCCGCCGGAGACCAGGGAGAGGCGATTCGTAAATTATCCGAAAAGGTGAAGGAACATACACGGTTTCAGACCCTGAAAGGGGTTACAGGTTCGGGAAAAACCTTTACCATGGCGAAAATAATCGAAGCGACGCAGCTTCCCACCCTCGTCATCTCCCATAACAAGACCCTCGCCGCGCAGCTCTACCGTGAGTTCAAGGATTTTTTCCCCGAAAACGCGGTGGAATACTTTGTATCCTACTATGACTATTATCAGCCGGAAGCGTATGTTCCGGGAAAAGACCTTTATATAGCGAAAGACGCTTCGATAAACGATGAAATCGACAGGCTGAGACTTTCCGCCACGGCGTCACTTCTCGAACGGCAGGACGTCATTATCGTGGCAACGGTATCCTGTATCTATGGTATCGGCAACCCGTCCGACTACAGGGAGATGCGCCTGCGAATCGAAAAGGGTTCGTCCATCGATCTGCGCGATCTTCTCAGACACCTGGTAGCACTCCAGTACACAAGAAACGATTCGGTATTGGAGCGGTCGAAATTCAGGGTTCGGGGAGACGTCCTTGAAGTATATCCCTCCTATTCGCTGAAAGCGATCAGGATCGAATTGTCGTTCGATGAAGTGGAGCGTATTCGCACGATCGACCCCCTCACGGGGGAAACCATTGAAGAACGCGATTTTTGCGTCATTTATCCGGCCAAATACTTTGTCATGCCCGAAGAACGCGTTCATCACGCACTCGAGGCGATACGGCTGGAATTGAAGGACCGATACGAAGAACTTATTGCCGAAGGAAAACAACTCGAAGCGGAGCGGCTAAAATCCCGTACCGAATACGACCTCGAAATGCTGACCGAAATGGGATACTGCTCGGGTATCGAGAATTATTCACGGCACTTAAGCGGCAGAAAGGAGGGGGAACGTCCCGCCGTCCTTATCGATTTCTTCCCGGATAATTTTCTCGCCTTTATCGATGAATCGCATGTCACGATTCCGCAGATCCGGGGAATGTATGAGGGGGACCGGTCGCGTAAACTCTCACTCGTCAGATACGGATTCAGGCTTCCTTCCGCGCTCGACAACCGGCCCCTTATGGCGAGAGAGGTGGAAAGCCTTCTCAACAAGGTCATTTATGTATCGGCGACACCGGGTGCGGAAGAACTCGAAAAATCGGCGGCCATTGTCGAGCAGATTATCCGTCCCACCGGCCTTCTCGATCCCGAAGTCGAGGTGAGGCCGACGGAGGGCCAGATCGACGACCTCTACGCGGAAATCAGGAAACAAATCGGAAAAAACGAGAGAACCCTCGTCACCACCCTGACGAAAAAAATGGCGGAAGACCTCTCTGCCTACCTTTCCGAACTCGGTCTCAAGGTAAGCTACCTCCATTCCGAGATCGACACATTCGAACGCGTCCGCATCATAAAGGCGCTGAGAACCGGAGATTTCGACGTGGTGGTCGGCATCAACCTTCTCAGGGAAGGACTCGATATTCCGGAAGTGTCGCTTATCGCGATTCTCGACGCGGAGAAAATCGGGTTTCTCCGTTCCGCGACTTCCCTCATCCAGACCATCGGACGGGCCGCCCGGAATATCAACGGGAGGGTCATCATGTACGCGGACAAGGTATCGGATGCCATGAAAACGGCAATCGATGAAACGCAACGGAGACGAACGGTCCAGCTGGAATACAACCGGAAACACAATATCACTCCAAGAACCATATCAAAATCGATCCAGGATATCCTCCTTCGCAAGGAAGAGGAGAAAAAGAGGGACGAAAAAATGAGTATCGACCTCATAAAACAGAGTTACAATCTCGTCATTCCAAAACAAAAAGCGGAACTGATAAAAACCCTGGAGGCGGAAATGCTTAAGTATGCGAAAAATCTCGAGTTCGAGCGCGCTGCCGTTGTAAGGGACGAGATAAAACGAATTAAGGAAATGAATGTCTGA
- the ddlA gene encoding D-alanine--D-alanine ligase, which yields MARKITVGVLFGGRSAEHEISLRSAYNVIGAINRERYGIVLIGIDKGGTWRHLRPDFFSGCGENTDRLDLRSKGDPVFLSPGMDGRKLVVTVKPETELSIDVFFPVLHGPYGEDGTIQGLLKLLNVPFVGADVLGSAVGMDKDVMKRLLRDAGIPIARFLCFRKGEDERIGFNGISAELGLPLFVKPANLGSSVGVSKVESEREFDRAVSEAFGYDKKIIIEEMIEGREIECSVLGNENPVASLPGEITSRDGFYSYRAKYIDEDGAVLGIPAELPGGVVREVQEYAVRTYRALCCEGMARVDMFLAGGNRVVVNELNTIPGFTRISMYPKLWEISGIPYDTLIDRLIELAMDRFENERILRTSFLTG from the coding sequence ATGGCAAGGAAAATAACGGTAGGAGTTCTGTTCGGCGGCAGATCGGCGGAACATGAAATTTCATTACGATCCGCATATAATGTGATCGGTGCCATTAATAGGGAAAGATACGGTATCGTACTTATCGGCATAGATAAAGGCGGGACATGGCGCCACTTGCGTCCTGATTTTTTTTCGGGATGCGGAGAAAATACTGATCGTCTCGATCTGCGTTCGAAAGGGGATCCGGTGTTCCTTTCTCCGGGGATGGACGGGAGAAAGCTCGTCGTCACCGTGAAACCGGAAACGGAGCTCTCCATTGATGTGTTTTTTCCCGTCCTTCACGGGCCTTACGGTGAGGATGGTACCATACAGGGCCTTCTCAAACTACTCAACGTTCCTTTTGTCGGAGCGGATGTCCTTGGTTCGGCCGTGGGTATGGACAAAGACGTGATGAAACGGCTCCTGCGGGACGCGGGAATACCGATTGCCAGGTTCCTGTGTTTTCGCAAAGGAGAAGACGAACGTATCGGTTTCAATGGCATAAGCGCGGAACTCGGACTCCCGCTTTTTGTCAAACCGGCGAACCTCGGCTCGTCCGTCGGTGTGAGTAAGGTGGAAAGCGAACGGGAGTTCGATCGTGCGGTTTCCGAAGCCTTCGGTTACGACAAGAAAATCATCATCGAAGAGATGATAGAAGGAAGGGAAATCGAATGTTCGGTACTCGGGAACGAGAATCCCGTCGCCTCACTTCCCGGGGAGATTACAAGCAGGGACGGATTTTACTCTTATCGGGCGAAATATATCGATGAAGACGGCGCGGTACTCGGCATTCCCGCCGAACTTCCCGGCGGGGTCGTCCGTGAAGTGCAGGAATACGCCGTCCGCACCTATCGGGCGCTCTGTTGCGAAGGAATGGCCCGCGTCGATATGTTTCTTGCCGGGGGCAACAGGGTCGTTGTCAATGAACTGAATACGATTCCCGGTTTTACCCGTATCAGTATGTACCCGAAATTATGGGAAATCAGCGGAATTCCTTACGATACCCTTATAGACCGCCTAATCGAGCTTGCCATGGATCGGTTCGAAAATGAAAGAATATTAAGGACGTCGTTTTTAACCGGCTAA
- a CDS encoding GtrA family protein, with product MSDKAEGPTGGIAAVIEKYGKGIVQFVKFNAVGIINTAITFLVFTLLNKLIGLDKFIAEPSGYVCGLINSYFLNKIWTFGKKHHYRLSEALKFIIVNAFALGGTLLILHVAEDILSIDVLWGKLMAYCYSVPVNYIGFKYWVFRT from the coding sequence ATGAGTGATAAAGCGGAAGGGCCGACGGGCGGAATAGCGGCCGTTATCGAAAAATACGGAAAAGGTATCGTCCAGTTCGTCAAGTTCAATGCCGTCGGGATTATCAACACGGCTATCACCTTTTTGGTCTTTACGCTGTTGAACAAACTGATCGGACTCGATAAATTCATAGCCGAACCCTCAGGATATGTTTGCGGACTCATCAACAGCTATTTTCTCAACAAAATCTGGACATTCGGGAAAAAACATCACTACCGTCTGTCGGAAGCACTGAAGTTTATCATTGTCAATGCATTCGCCCTTGGAGGGACACTTTTAATCCTTCATGTGGCCGAAGATATCCTCTCGATCGATGTGCTCTGGGGAAAACTCATGGCCTACTGCTACAGTGTTCCGGTCAATTATATCGGTTTCAAATACTGGGTGTTCAGGACATAG
- a CDS encoding SH3 domain-containing protein: MKIMHKSMLYFLVFTCITLCGLSCGREAEVETITLPPTSVLSSRTTWGVVTSNFLRLRERPSKQARMLTGIPRGMIVEIISKTEEKSVIEDKTDYWYHITFDGDRGWVFGAYMVIFNSQKDAGTYAQDLL; encoded by the coding sequence ATGAAGATTATGCACAAATCCATGCTTTATTTTCTTGTCTTCACGTGTATAACCCTGTGCGGTCTGTCCTGCGGAAGGGAGGCGGAAGTGGAAACGATCACCCTCCCCCCCACGTCGGTGCTTTCCTCACGTACCACATGGGGTGTGGTGACGAGTAATTTTCTCAGGCTGCGGGAACGCCCGTCAAAACAGGCCCGGATGCTGACGGGAATTCCGCGGGGGATGATCGTGGAAATAATATCCAAAACAGAGGAAAAATCCGTTATTGAAGACAAGACCGACTACTGGTACCACATCACCTTTGACGGGGACCGCGGGTGGGTATTCGGTGCGTATATGGTCATATTCAATTCCCAAAAAGATGCCGGAACCTATGCCCAGGACCTTTTGTAA